In a single window of the Pedococcus dokdonensis genome:
- a CDS encoding serine hydrolase, with translation MTATPASAEDFSKPFHGFAPPTTVLRDGSPASVGLDPAPIAAAVAQVRGHESAPPDGHPMYAGAVGLMGHDGKVVERDASGWALRYADATTELPRDQWVPMRDDTVFDLASVSKLFTSLAVTQLVEEGKVELESPVATYLPEFAANGKEAVTVRHLLTHTSGFTSWLPLWSKYPDKASRIKAVMDQPLTNPVGSTYLYSDLNLITLGVLVERLRGEPLDRVVAERITAPLGMSKTGYNPIDRTRTAATEYQSAPARGMVWGEVHDENAWSLGGVAGHAGVFSTADDLAVLSQALLNGGTYRGHRILSRDSVTALITNFNEAFPGDDHGLGFELNQRWYMDSLSGPRTAGHTGYTGTSIVIDFSSRSFAILLTNRVHPSRSWGSNNLARREWAGGLGQALRVRPAVGATAWSGGAANAATHTLTTPSVAVPASGARLGFDLFLDTEETDLLTLERSTDGGATWQPLPFTTRDRGGESASDGTVSGTRDRHWLQARADLPPGAQQLRWRYTTDATNLGRGVYVDGIRLTAGRAVLLDAEKSPTLLTADGWTLRSR, from the coding sequence GTGACCGCCACGCCGGCCAGTGCCGAGGACTTCAGCAAGCCGTTCCACGGCTTCGCGCCGCCCACCACCGTGCTGCGGGACGGGTCGCCGGCGTCCGTCGGCCTCGACCCGGCACCCATCGCGGCTGCGGTCGCCCAGGTCCGCGGTCACGAGTCCGCCCCGCCCGACGGGCACCCGATGTATGCCGGTGCGGTGGGCCTGATGGGCCACGACGGCAAGGTCGTGGAGCGTGACGCCAGCGGCTGGGCGTTGCGCTACGCGGACGCCACGACCGAGCTCCCGCGCGACCAGTGGGTGCCGATGCGCGACGACACCGTCTTCGACCTGGCCTCGGTCTCCAAGCTCTTCACCTCGCTGGCGGTCACCCAGCTCGTCGAGGAAGGCAAGGTCGAGCTCGAGAGCCCGGTCGCGACCTACCTGCCCGAGTTCGCGGCCAACGGCAAGGAGGCGGTGACGGTCCGGCACCTGCTCACGCACACCTCCGGGTTCACCTCGTGGTTGCCGCTGTGGAGCAAGTACCCCGACAAGGCGTCGCGGATCAAGGCGGTGATGGACCAGCCGCTCACCAACCCGGTCGGCAGCACCTACCTCTACAGCGACCTCAACCTGATCACGCTCGGGGTCCTGGTGGAGCGGCTGCGCGGCGAGCCGCTCGACCGCGTGGTCGCCGAGCGCATCACCGCGCCGCTGGGCATGTCGAAGACGGGCTACAACCCGATCGACCGCACCCGCACCGCCGCGACCGAGTACCAGAGCGCCCCCGCCCGCGGGATGGTCTGGGGCGAGGTGCACGACGAGAACGCGTGGTCGCTGGGCGGCGTGGCCGGTCACGCCGGTGTCTTCTCCACGGCCGACGACCTCGCCGTCCTCAGCCAGGCCCTGCTCAACGGCGGCACCTATCGCGGGCACCGGATCCTCAGCCGTGACAGCGTGACCGCTCTCATCACGAACTTCAACGAGGCCTTCCCCGGCGACGACCACGGCCTCGGCTTCGAGCTGAACCAGCGTTGGTACATGGACTCCTTGTCCGGACCGCGCACCGCCGGGCACACCGGCTACACCGGCACCTCCATCGTCATCGACTTCAGCTCCCGCTCCTTCGCGATCCTGCTGACCAACCGGGTGCACCCCTCGCGCAGCTGGGGGAGCAACAACCTCGCCCGTCGTGAGTGGGCCGGAGGCCTGGGACAGGCGCTGCGCGTGCGACCCGCTGTCGGCGCGACGGCGTGGTCGGGAGGGGCCGCCAACGCCGCCACGCACACCCTCACCACGCCGTCGGTGGCGGTCCCCGCCTCGGGTGCGCGGCTCGGGTTCGACCTCTTCCTCGACACGGAGGAGACCGACCTGCTCACCCTCGAGCGCTCGACCGACGGCGGCGCCACCTGGCAGCCCCTGCCGTTCACCACCCGCGACCGCGGTGGGGAGAGCGCGAGCGACGGCACCGTGTCCGGCACCCGCGACCGGCACTGGCTGCAGGCGCGGGCCGACCTCCCCCCCGGGGCGCAGCAGCTGCGGTGGCGCTACACGACTGACGCGACCAACCTCGGCCGGGGCGTCTACGTGGACGGCATCCGCCTCACCGCGGGTCGCGCCGTGCTGCTCGACGCCGAGAAGTCGCCCACCCTGCTCACCGCAGACGGCTGGACCCTCCGGTCCCGGTGA
- a CDS encoding MurR/RpiR family transcriptional regulator: MPSRDRGPEGSATTVPLLVRLRGIRPSLSPAEDRVAEKVLDNPRGAASLTISELATAATTSETTVLRFCRRLGLPGYPQLRLALAEESAQPRSTGAQDTDISAKDTIDDIIAKVAFTDASAVEETAQQLDREALAATAAAIAAAGRVDVYGIGASAVVGIDLQQKLHRIGVVAFAWNDPHIALTSATLLGKGDVAIGISHSGTTSETIEALELARERGAATVAITNFPLSLLAARADHLLTTAARETSLRSGATASRIAALTIVDCLYIAVAQRHLSRARKAVKETRAAVASHHLLP; this comes from the coding sequence ATGCCATCGCGCGATCGGGGCCCCGAGGGCTCGGCGACCACAGTCCCGCTGCTGGTGCGGCTCCGGGGGATCCGACCGTCGCTGTCGCCGGCCGAGGACCGGGTCGCCGAGAAGGTGCTCGACAACCCTCGTGGGGCAGCGTCCCTGACGATCAGCGAGCTGGCAACGGCGGCAACGACATCCGAGACGACGGTGCTGCGGTTCTGTCGGCGTCTGGGGCTGCCGGGGTATCCCCAGCTGCGGCTCGCGCTGGCCGAGGAGAGCGCCCAGCCGCGCTCGACCGGCGCCCAGGACACGGACATCAGCGCCAAGGACACCATCGACGACATCATCGCCAAGGTGGCCTTCACCGATGCCAGCGCTGTCGAGGAGACCGCCCAGCAGCTCGACCGCGAGGCGCTCGCCGCCACTGCAGCGGCGATCGCGGCGGCCGGCCGGGTCGATGTCTACGGGATCGGGGCGAGCGCGGTCGTCGGCATCGACCTGCAGCAGAAGCTGCACCGCATCGGCGTGGTCGCCTTCGCGTGGAACGACCCCCACATCGCGCTGACGAGCGCGACCCTGCTGGGCAAGGGCGACGTCGCCATCGGGATCTCGCACTCCGGCACCACGTCAGAGACCATCGAGGCGCTCGAGCTGGCCAGGGAACGCGGGGCCGCGACCGTCGCGATCACCAACTTCCCGCTGTCGCTGCTGGCCGCCCGGGCCGACCACCTGCTCACCACGGCAGCGCGCGAGACCAGCCTGCGCTCGGGTGCGACGGCGAGCCGGATCGCCGCGCTGACGATCGTCGACTGCCTCTACATCGCGGTCGCGCAGCGGCACCTCTCCCGGGCTCGGAAGGCCGTCAAGGAGACCCGCGCTGCCGTCGCCAGCCACCACCTCCTGCCCTGA
- a CDS encoding N-acetylmuramic acid 6-phosphate etherase, with translation MSSDVSVSAPTEERHPGTTSIDTESTLDILVLLNDDDAKVAPAVAEVLPELAALVDRAVQAIRGGGTVHYFGAGTSGRLAVLDAAELLPTFNAPDGLFVAHHAGGLGALLRAVENVEDDEDAGRAEAEAVRPGDVAVGLTASGRTPYVGGALERAKERGAVTALVTSNPHADLAEHADHVLVARTGPEVLTGSTRLKAGTAQKLILNSFSTAVMIRLGRTWSNLMVDVVATNAKLRGRVVRILQEASGADDAEARAALEQASGELKPALLSMLAHVDASVARAAIEQHGGSVADALAALTVTPSSPTETRPSPAPRGEN, from the coding sequence GTGAGCAGTGACGTGAGCGTGAGCGCGCCGACCGAGGAGCGCCACCCGGGGACCACCTCGATCGACACCGAGTCGACCCTCGACATCCTCGTCCTGCTCAACGACGACGACGCCAAGGTCGCGCCGGCCGTGGCCGAGGTGCTGCCCGAGCTGGCCGCCCTGGTCGACCGTGCGGTGCAGGCCATCCGCGGCGGCGGCACGGTGCACTACTTCGGGGCCGGCACGTCGGGTCGGCTGGCCGTCCTCGACGCCGCTGAGCTGCTCCCCACCTTCAACGCGCCCGACGGCCTCTTCGTCGCCCACCACGCGGGCGGGCTCGGCGCGCTGCTTCGGGCGGTGGAGAACGTCGAGGACGACGAGGATGCTGGTCGGGCCGAGGCGGAGGCCGTCCGACCCGGCGACGTCGCGGTCGGCCTCACCGCGTCCGGTCGCACCCCCTACGTCGGTGGGGCCCTGGAGCGCGCCAAGGAGCGGGGCGCGGTGACTGCGCTCGTCACCTCGAACCCACACGCCGACCTCGCTGAGCACGCGGACCACGTCCTGGTCGCGCGCACCGGCCCGGAGGTGCTGACGGGCTCGACCCGGCTCAAGGCCGGCACGGCCCAGAAGCTCATCCTCAACTCGTTCTCGACCGCTGTGATGATCCGGCTCGGGCGCACCTGGTCGAACCTCATGGTCGATGTCGTCGCCACCAACGCCAAGCTGCGGGGCCGGGTGGTCCGGATCCTGCAGGAGGCGAGCGGTGCCGACGACGCCGAGGCTCGCGCGGCCCTCGAGCAGGCCAGTGGCGAGCTCAAGCCGGCCCTGCTCTCGATGCTCGCCCACGTCGACGCATCCGTGGCGCGGGCCGCGATCGAGCAGCACGGTGGCTCGGTCGCCGACGCCCTCGCCGCCCTCACCGTGACCCCGTCCTCCCCGACTGAGACCCGCCCGTCCCCCGCCCCCAGAGGAGAGAACTGA
- a CDS encoding ABC transporter substrate-binding protein translates to MTRLTSKALAATTLVGLAAALAACAPSGGSGDAGGDGRTTLTVWSWRVEDEAAYKKIFAAYEKQHTDVSVDFKAFKATEYNKILATGLAGSDGPDVPQVRSYGQLQTTVASKSLVPLDGKVDLTGWDENIVASAKGKEDGKIYSVPFARQTVQMFYNQGLFEKNGLRAPTTWDEFTAANTKLAGAGVIPIAVGAKDDWTLPIVHEVLAAPRFGGKAFQDQVMSGAKDFTSPDWVASVEVVKSLEKYMPKNVTGVAATDAQTLFSAEKAAMIPGGSFDLAVLQKANPAVQIGVFQVPPPPGSPSGSEATTPGWADGNFGVSTKSKNQAAATELVKWMSTKEFGQMVADDIKQISAVPGVEFSDPLLKTMNDNYTNSGSPYLLLTDFRYGAPSGTDLLGKGLQQLLLGSKDAKAVSTELDTGVKTWFKPTS, encoded by the coding sequence ATGACCCGTCTAACCAGCAAGGCCCTGGCCGCGACCACCCTGGTCGGGCTCGCGGCCGCCCTGGCAGCGTGTGCGCCCTCCGGCGGTTCGGGGGATGCGGGCGGTGACGGCAGGACCACGCTCACCGTCTGGTCCTGGCGGGTCGAGGACGAGGCCGCCTACAAGAAGATCTTCGCCGCCTACGAGAAGCAGCACACCGACGTGTCGGTCGACTTCAAGGCCTTCAAGGCCACCGAGTACAACAAGATCCTCGCGACCGGCCTGGCCGGCTCCGACGGCCCCGACGTGCCGCAGGTCCGCTCCTACGGCCAGCTCCAGACGACCGTCGCCTCGAAGTCACTGGTGCCGCTGGACGGCAAGGTCGACCTCACCGGCTGGGACGAGAACATCGTGGCCAGTGCGAAGGGCAAGGAGGACGGCAAGATCTACTCCGTGCCGTTCGCCCGCCAGACCGTGCAGATGTTCTACAACCAGGGCCTGTTCGAGAAGAACGGCCTCAGGGCGCCGACCACCTGGGACGAGTTCACCGCCGCCAACACCAAGCTGGCCGGCGCAGGCGTCATCCCGATCGCCGTCGGCGCGAAGGACGACTGGACCCTCCCGATCGTGCACGAGGTCCTCGCTGCGCCGCGGTTCGGCGGGAAGGCCTTCCAGGACCAGGTGATGAGTGGGGCGAAGGACTTCACCAGCCCTGACTGGGTCGCGTCCGTCGAGGTCGTGAAGAGCCTCGAGAAGTACATGCCCAAGAACGTCACCGGCGTCGCCGCCACCGACGCGCAGACGCTGTTCAGCGCGGAGAAGGCGGCGATGATCCCCGGTGGTTCGTTCGACCTCGCCGTCCTCCAGAAGGCCAACCCCGCGGTGCAGATCGGGGTGTTCCAGGTGCCCCCGCCGCCCGGCTCGCCGAGTGGCTCCGAGGCCACCACCCCCGGCTGGGCCGACGGCAACTTCGGCGTCTCCACGAAGTCCAAGAACCAGGCTGCCGCCACCGAGCTCGTGAAGTGGATGTCCACCAAGGAGTTCGGTCAGATGGTCGCCGACGACATCAAGCAGATCTCGGCCGTGCCCGGCGTGGAGTTCAGCGACCCGCTGCTGAAGACGATGAACGACAACTACACCAACAGCGGCTCGCCCTACCTGCTCCTCACCGACTTCCGCTACGGCGCCCCGTCCGGCACCGACCTGTTGGGCAAGGGCCTGCAGCAGCTGCTGCTCGGGTCCAAGGACGCCAAGGCCGTGAGCACGGAGCTCGACACCGGCGTCAAGACCTGGTTCAAGCCCACCTCGTGA
- a CDS encoding carbohydrate ABC transporter permease, with amino-acid sequence MRRRTGLLFLAPALVLFGVFVLYPMLTAFSYAFFDWRGTTRGGFAGIANFQTLFTKAPFTTDLPRALLHNVVFFIGTMLVQNTIGLTVAFLLHRRARTRRLLQTLYAMPYLVSPIVIGYLWTLLLSPTFGPVNQLLTKLGLESWALPWLGDPKTALWVVVLVSVWQWIGFPVLLYGAALGGVPEELSEAARVDGASYRQTFFKVTLPLLVPAIGTVSVLTFIFAMEAFALPYAFGGSTGNPAGATDFVSLLFYRSAFDSGAVDAIGSSSALATLLFLIIFGGALAATAVLRRHERRITT; translated from the coding sequence GTGAGGCGACGGACGGGGCTGCTCTTCCTGGCCCCTGCGCTCGTGCTGTTCGGCGTGTTCGTGCTCTACCCGATGCTGACCGCGTTCTCCTACGCGTTCTTCGACTGGCGGGGTACGACCCGGGGTGGGTTCGCGGGGATCGCCAACTTCCAGACCCTCTTCACCAAGGCGCCGTTCACGACCGACCTGCCACGGGCGTTGCTGCACAACGTCGTCTTCTTCATCGGGACGATGCTGGTGCAGAACACGATCGGGCTCACCGTCGCGTTCCTCCTCCACCGGAGGGCCCGCACGCGACGCCTGCTGCAGACGCTCTACGCGATGCCGTACCTCGTGAGCCCGATCGTGATCGGCTACCTGTGGACCCTCCTGCTCTCGCCGACCTTCGGCCCCGTCAACCAGCTGCTCACCAAGCTCGGGCTGGAGTCGTGGGCCCTCCCGTGGCTCGGTGACCCCAAGACCGCCCTGTGGGTGGTGGTGCTCGTGAGCGTGTGGCAGTGGATCGGCTTCCCGGTCCTGCTGTATGGCGCCGCGCTCGGTGGGGTGCCGGAGGAGCTGAGCGAGGCGGCCCGGGTCGACGGCGCGTCCTACCGGCAGACCTTCTTCAAGGTGACCCTGCCGCTGCTGGTCCCGGCCATCGGCACGGTCTCGGTGCTCACCTTCATCTTCGCGATGGAGGCCTTCGCGCTGCCGTACGCATTCGGCGGGTCGACCGGAAACCCCGCTGGGGCAACGGACTTCGTCTCCCTGCTCTTCTACCGCAGCGCCTTCGACTCGGGTGCGGTCGACGCGATCGGCAGCTCGTCGGCCCTGGCGACCCTCCTCTTCCTCATCATCTTCGGGGGCGCGCTGGCCGCCACCGCGGTGCTGCGCCGGCACGAGCGGAGGATCACGACGTGA
- a CDS encoding carbohydrate ABC transporter permease — translation MTALPTTTAREQRVLEPPRGGSARAKPVGGVTASIALWLYAAFALIPLLLMVASSFRTNADLITDPLGAPWPVSTTSYREAWTTGNFATYFWNSLLVTVGAVVVSTVVSTMAAYALARVRSRWFAGIESVFLSGLMLPIHLAILPIFFLFDSLGLIDSRLGLALMYGAAGVPFSIFVLTTFFRQLPEELEEAAALDGASAWQTFWRIMVPLVRPALATVAVFRFVPIWNDFLFPLVLLRREEKYTLPVGLTTFFGENATNFSAVFAGLVITTVPLVVLFLLATKQIVAGLTAGMSK, via the coding sequence GTGACCGCCCTCCCCACGACGACGGCGCGGGAGCAGCGCGTGCTCGAGCCGCCACGCGGTGGCTCGGCCCGCGCCAAGCCGGTCGGTGGCGTGACCGCCAGCATCGCGCTGTGGCTCTATGCAGCCTTCGCGCTGATCCCGTTGCTGCTCATGGTGGCCAGCTCGTTCCGCACCAATGCCGACCTCATCACCGACCCGCTCGGCGCCCCGTGGCCGGTCTCGACGACGAGCTATCGCGAGGCCTGGACGACGGGCAACTTCGCCACCTACTTCTGGAACTCCCTGCTCGTCACGGTCGGCGCCGTCGTCGTCTCGACGGTGGTGTCGACGATGGCCGCCTACGCCCTGGCGCGGGTGCGCTCGCGCTGGTTCGCCGGGATCGAGTCGGTATTCCTCTCCGGGCTGATGCTCCCGATCCACCTGGCGATCCTGCCGATCTTCTTCCTCTTCGACAGCCTCGGCCTGATCGACAGCCGGCTCGGGCTGGCCCTGATGTACGGCGCGGCCGGGGTGCCGTTCTCGATCTTCGTCCTCACGACGTTCTTCCGGCAGCTGCCCGAGGAGCTCGAGGAGGCGGCTGCCCTCGACGGTGCGTCCGCTTGGCAGACCTTCTGGCGGATCATGGTGCCCCTGGTCCGACCCGCCCTGGCCACGGTGGCGGTCTTCCGCTTCGTGCCGATCTGGAACGACTTCCTCTTCCCCCTCGTCCTGCTGCGCCGCGAGGAGAAGTACACGTTGCCGGTCGGCCTCACCACCTTCTTCGGCGAGAACGCCACCAACTTCTCGGCGGTCTTCGCGGGCCTGGTGATCACCACCGTGCCGCTCGTCGTCCTGTTCCTCCTGGCCACCAAGCAGATCGTGGCGGGCTTGACCGCCGGCATGTCGAAGTGA
- a CDS encoding BadF/BadG/BcrA/BcrD ATPase family protein, with translation MTGGPVVGVDIGGSGLRLQAWYAAGAGPVRTAPGVRIGSTGIDVAAAVADARALLDEERATGGREGPPATVVWSMRGLLFLADRTEVLRLVREGLRADVTVVVSDAVANLVGATGGLHPAAVVAAGTGAVAFGTDFATTWRRVDGWGHVLGDVGSGAWLGLEGLRVALRAADGLSGGSEALLGAGVDRFGPTESWPRQLMATLDAPERLASFAPVVTAAAPTDPVAAGLCQRAGQGLGEALLAAATGLGSPHLVATGGVLVDGPVWSALVATLAAQGAQLAPARGGALDGALLLGRRLGEEGQLPEHPAYLVVG, from the coding sequence ATGACGGGCGGACCGGTCGTGGGAGTCGACATCGGTGGCTCCGGCCTGCGCCTGCAGGCCTGGTATGCCGCCGGGGCGGGTCCAGTCCGCACCGCGCCCGGGGTGCGCATCGGGTCCACCGGCATCGACGTGGCTGCCGCTGTCGCCGACGCGCGGGCCCTCCTCGACGAGGAGCGTGCGACCGGCGGCCGCGAGGGGCCGCCCGCCACCGTCGTGTGGTCGATGCGGGGGTTGCTGTTCCTCGCGGATCGGACCGAGGTGCTGCGGCTGGTCCGCGAGGGTCTGCGCGCCGACGTCACCGTGGTGGTCTCCGACGCCGTCGCCAACCTGGTGGGTGCGACCGGGGGGCTGCACCCGGCCGCGGTGGTCGCGGCCGGGACGGGGGCGGTCGCGTTCGGCACCGACTTCGCCACCACCTGGCGACGGGTGGACGGCTGGGGGCACGTCCTCGGTGACGTGGGCTCCGGGGCCTGGCTCGGCCTCGAAGGGCTGCGGGTCGCCCTGCGTGCAGCAGACGGGTTGTCCGGTGGATCCGAGGCGCTCCTCGGGGCCGGTGTCGACCGGTTCGGCCCGACCGAGTCGTGGCCGCGGCAGCTGATGGCGACCCTCGACGCCCCGGAGCGGCTCGCGTCGTTCGCCCCGGTGGTCACGGCCGCGGCTCCGACCGACCCCGTGGCGGCAGGGCTGTGCCAGCGGGCGGGGCAGGGGCTCGGTGAGGCACTTCTGGCGGCTGCGACGGGCCTGGGCAGCCCGCACCTCGTCGCCACCGGCGGCGTGCTGGTGGACGGGCCGGTGTGGTCCGCACTCGTGGCCACGCTCGCCGCACAGGGGGCGCAGCTGGCGCCGGCCCGCGGCGGAGCCCTCGACGGGGCGCTGCTGCTCGGGCGGCGCCTCGGCGAGGAGGGGCAGCTCCCGGAGCACCCGGCATACCTCGTCGTGGGCTGA
- a CDS encoding DUF3817 domain-containing protein: MSPLQLFRRLAVAEAVTWALLLVGMLLKYGTGTTELGVQVFGMAHGVVFIAYCLGAVFVAVNQRWSPATTALALASAVPPFLTVWFDRRAERRSQLDGPWRLAPGRDQPTGLLERAQAWMLARPVAAGGVAVAAVSALTLLALLVGPPAASQS, from the coding sequence ATGTCGCCGCTGCAGCTGTTCCGTCGCCTCGCCGTCGCCGAGGCGGTCACCTGGGCCCTGCTCCTCGTGGGCATGCTCCTCAAGTACGGCACGGGGACGACCGAGCTCGGCGTGCAGGTCTTCGGTATGGCGCACGGCGTGGTCTTCATCGCCTACTGCCTGGGCGCGGTGTTCGTGGCCGTCAACCAGCGCTGGTCACCGGCCACCACCGCGCTCGCCCTCGCGAGCGCCGTCCCGCCGTTCCTGACGGTGTGGTTCGACCGGCGGGCCGAGCGCCGCAGCCAGCTCGACGGGCCCTGGCGGCTGGCTCCGGGCCGGGACCAGCCGACCGGTCTGCTCGAGCGGGCGCAGGCATGGATGCTCGCTCGCCCGGTCGCGGCAGGCGGCGTGGCGGTCGCGGCGGTCAGCGCGCTGACCCTGCTCGCCCTGCTCGTCGGCCCACCGGCCGCTTCCCAGAGCTGA
- a CDS encoding ABC transporter ATP-binding protein — translation MFARRKQETPPQAPGPAEVGASEALPVHLEATGVGKHVDGNVLLAPVDLAVSSGECVVVRGENGSGKTTLLRILAGTLEASDGTASLDGEPLDERDPATRARVAALIGYPTAYRDLTVIDHLVLIDSTWGGAIGTADQRADDLLVSLEIDHLSERFPHELSSGQQHLFHLALVLFRPSRVLLLDEPEQRLDTHKRGLLTEILLARKAAGAALVVACHDPAMTEAIADRVVDVVAP, via the coding sequence ATGTTCGCGCGCCGCAAGCAGGAGACCCCGCCGCAGGCCCCCGGACCCGCGGAGGTCGGGGCGTCGGAGGCCCTCCCCGTGCACCTCGAGGCCACCGGCGTCGGCAAGCACGTCGACGGCAACGTGCTCCTCGCCCCCGTCGACCTCGCCGTCTCGTCCGGGGAGTGTGTCGTCGTGCGTGGCGAGAACGGCAGCGGCAAGACGACGCTGCTGCGGATCCTTGCCGGCACGCTCGAGGCCTCCGACGGCACCGCCAGCCTCGACGGGGAGCCCCTCGACGAGCGCGACCCGGCCACCCGAGCCCGGGTCGCCGCCCTGATCGGCTACCCCACGGCATACCGCGACCTCACCGTCATCGACCACCTCGTCCTGATCGACTCGACGTGGGGTGGCGCGATCGGCACGGCCGACCAGCGCGCCGACGACCTGCTGGTGAGCCTCGAGATCGACCACCTGTCCGAGCGCTTCCCGCACGAGCTCTCGTCGGGGCAGCAGCACCTCTTCCACCTCGCACTGGTGCTGTTCCGCCCGTCCCGGGTCCTCCTCCTCGACGAGCCCGAGCAGCGCCTCGACACCCACAAGCGCGGGTTGCTCACCGAGATCCTGCTGGCCCGCAAGGCCGCTGGCGCCGCGCTCGTGGTGGCCTGCCACGACCCCGCGATGACCGAGGCGATCGCCGACCGCGTCGTCGACGTGGTCGCCCCGTGA